From the Theobroma cacao cultivar B97-61/B2 chromosome 2, Criollo_cocoa_genome_V2, whole genome shotgun sequence genome, one window contains:
- the LOC108660679 gene encoding uncharacterized protein LOC108660679 → MSNLTKLEFVALDMTGKNYLSWILDAEIHLDAMGLGDTIKEENKASNQDKAKAMIFLRHHLHEGLKIEYLTIKDPVDLWKSLKERYDHQKIVTDADLLEKTFSTFHASNVLPQQQYHENGFKKYSELISCLLMAEENDELLMKNLESRSTGYAPFPEVNATSFRNFDRGRNHGRGKGGHNYRSRGGYTNYYSDNKNTHQKWMNSEEIHEKDKGGQSKRNTENVCYRCGMKDHWSRTCRTPKHLVQLY, encoded by the exons ATGTCAAATCTTACAAAGCTTGAATTTGTGGCTCTTGATATGACTGGCAAGAACTATCTATCTTGGATTCTAGATGCTGAAATCCACTTAGATGCTATGGGTCTTGGAGACacaatcaaagaagaaaataaagcatCCAATCAAGATAAGGCAAAAGCAATGATTTTCCTTCGCCACCATCTTCATGAAGGATTAAAAATTGAGTATCTCACAATAAAAGATCCAGTCGATCTTTGGAAAAGTCTAAAAGAGAGATATGACCACCAAAAAATA GTGACTGATGCTGATTTGTTAGAAAAAACATTCTCTACTTTTCATGCCTCAAATGTGCTCCCGCAGCAGCAATATCATGAAAATGGCTTTAAGAAATACTCTGAACTGATTTCATGTCTCCTTATGGCTGAGGAAAATGACGAGCtattgatgaaaaatcttGAATCTCGATCAACTGGTTATGCTCCATTCCCTGAAGTGAATGCGACATcatttagaaattttgatcgTGGTCGTAATCATGGACGTGGAAAAGGTGGTCATAATTATCGCAGTCGTGGTGGTTACACAAATTATTATTCTGATAATAAGAATACCCACCAGAAGTGGATGAATAGTGAAGAGATACATGAAAAAGACAAAGGTGGTCAAAGTAAAAGGAATACAGAAAATGTTTGTTATCGATGTGGCATGAAAGACCATTGGTCACGTACTTGTCGTACACCAAAGCATCTTGTTCAACTTTATTAA